One Leisingera thetidis DNA window includes the following coding sequences:
- a CDS encoding DUF7017 domain-containing protein, whose amino-acid sequence MSIFSGSRPNRSLGAGNWNHRSKEVTELRKGGQLAAAHALSLERIADSEADDYDRAAYAWCLIALVKQHSADGNHVALSDYLDQLRRFEVPASDAMLAEHRAKALDLANPDRRAMQSARILSKQGKHEEAARIYADLDANGKLAPEDRKAWGWELYRLIKVELEQTQDEKLSPPVVQRVKRNLNTYLKLAIGGPDLLHSLMLRQALRLTKGEQLKLLPFLRLWNPDQFNDEDFDRQKGKDGKTYPSLVEQVIQAASAEAAQSDRVDDCQFILPHVQAAMKRFPDNIWLKFNLTKLLRGIGRIDEALKLAVEFAREKASEYWAWELIGDLVPNDIDLRRSCYAKALSCSQDDNFVGKVRLKFAALLGESHPAEARFEAERMIAHRARAGYAIPREAQSLVERLSAVTPNTTDRAFYGSLSDAAEALLFSHLPWTDACLGDVFAIEGRDGQKPRRRRRIYLKGNPFALELSLPDSHPDIRRLAEGTPIKLQLETSKAEPKRTIIHRISRREDGTPMDIMPFRVGVIDHINHGKSLLHVIVARGVDGTCPISLCPGQVEIGTTVAVRLSQHHSKNGLRTRILEIEPTEQSPSPDVCRPFREATNVTPSGLGFTLGDIFIPPHMITAEGVQAGDLVEGVAVASFDKKRGKWGMKAIQAKVVARNHFDFGGENDDWE is encoded by the coding sequence GTGAGCATCTTTAGCGGGAGCCGGCCAAATAGGAGTTTGGGGGCGGGAAATTGGAACCATCGCTCCAAAGAGGTCACCGAACTTAGGAAAGGTGGCCAGCTTGCTGCTGCACATGCACTCTCACTGGAGCGCATCGCTGATTCCGAGGCCGATGACTACGACCGCGCCGCCTATGCATGGTGTTTGATTGCGCTCGTGAAACAGCATTCAGCCGATGGTAATCACGTGGCGCTGTCCGACTATCTGGACCAGTTACGGCGCTTCGAAGTCCCGGCCTCAGACGCAATGCTGGCGGAGCATCGCGCGAAGGCTCTGGACCTCGCGAACCCCGACCGCCGTGCCATGCAGTCAGCTCGCATTCTGAGCAAGCAGGGAAAGCACGAGGAGGCCGCAAGGATCTACGCCGACCTTGATGCGAACGGAAAGCTGGCACCAGAGGATCGGAAGGCGTGGGGGTGGGAACTCTACCGCCTAATCAAAGTCGAACTCGAACAGACGCAGGACGAGAAACTGTCTCCGCCAGTTGTTCAGCGCGTGAAGAGGAACCTGAACACCTATCTGAAGCTAGCGATTGGCGGCCCCGACCTTTTGCACAGCCTCATGCTGCGGCAAGCGTTGCGCCTGACAAAGGGCGAACAGCTCAAGCTTCTTCCTTTTCTTCGCCTCTGGAACCCGGATCAGTTCAACGACGAGGACTTCGACCGGCAGAAGGGAAAGGACGGAAAGACCTACCCGTCCCTCGTCGAGCAGGTGATCCAGGCCGCGTCGGCCGAGGCAGCCCAGAGCGATCGCGTGGATGACTGCCAATTCATTTTGCCGCATGTGCAGGCCGCGATGAAGCGCTTCCCGGATAACATCTGGCTCAAGTTCAATCTCACGAAACTACTGCGGGGCATTGGGCGTATTGATGAAGCGCTCAAGCTGGCCGTCGAATTTGCGCGCGAGAAGGCTTCTGAGTATTGGGCTTGGGAACTGATCGGTGACCTGGTGCCAAACGATATCGATCTGCGGCGCTCGTGCTATGCCAAGGCCCTGAGCTGTTCACAGGACGATAACTTCGTAGGGAAGGTCCGCCTCAAGTTCGCCGCTCTGTTGGGAGAAAGCCACCCTGCCGAAGCCCGGTTCGAGGCAGAGCGAATGATTGCACACCGCGCCCGCGCCGGATACGCGATACCCCGCGAAGCACAGAGTCTTGTTGAAAGACTTTCTGCGGTGACGCCAAACACGACTGATCGCGCCTTCTATGGCAGCCTGAGCGATGCGGCGGAAGCTTTGCTTTTCTCGCACCTCCCGTGGACCGATGCGTGCCTCGGGGACGTTTTCGCGATCGAGGGGCGAGATGGTCAGAAGCCTCGAAGGCGCCGCAGAATCTATTTGAAGGGGAATCCGTTCGCACTCGAGCTGAGCCTGCCCGACAGCCATCCGGACATCCGCAGGTTGGCCGAAGGAACGCCGATCAAGTTGCAATTAGAGACATCAAAGGCCGAGCCAAAGCGCACAATAATTCACCGGATCAGCCGCCGGGAAGACGGCACACCCATGGACATCATGCCCTTTCGGGTTGGTGTCATCGACCACATCAACCATGGAAAGTCTCTGCTTCACGTCATCGTAGCACGCGGCGTGGATGGAACTTGCCCAATCTCACTTTGCCCGGGGCAGGTGGAGATTGGAACCACCGTGGCAGTTCGTCTTTCCCAGCACCATTCGAAGAACGGCCTTCGCACGCGTATACTCGAAATTGAACCCACCGAACAATCACCTTCTCCTGATGTCTGTCGCCCATTCCGCGAGGCAACGAACGTGACGCCGAGCGGGCTGGGGTTCACACTTGGAGATATCTTCATTCCTCCTCACATGATCACTGCTGAAGGGGTACAGGCGGGCGATCTTGTGGAAGGCGTGGCTGTTGCAAGTTTCGATAAGAAGCGTGGGAAATGGGGAATGAAGGCGATCCAGGCGAAAGTTGTCGCGCGAAATCACTTCGACTTTGGAGGTGAAAACGATGACTGGGAATAG
- a CDS encoding type IV secretion system protein, with amino-acid sequence MSIVSWMVGTADGFLADAAESQFGAVASNTGTIVLLMVTLSLIGVCINMAFQFRSMDGASFFWYLIKLMLIGVFAFNWANFNAVANAVIGGLDYVAGALISSVGGGGAGATYFAAEFDRLITEFSQYLNAIGNNLNWMTGAILGGIGLVLLSLLGFMTGIVLIFAKMMLTLMLGLAPIMIALSLFDATKDFFHRWVSTTVSYAFYPIVIAAMFSTVVGMANSLLAQLGDPNSATNIGSLVPFFVMVFLAKGFVAATPLIVRGISGNLMVVAAPAIVSGSAGVLRGLANTSGVQGRARIGALTTGEAIGRGTVHAPAAVKSAAATASAQVVRMAERAKRLGR; translated from the coding sequence ATGAGCATCGTCAGCTGGATGGTTGGAACCGCCGACGGCTTCCTCGCCGATGCGGCCGAGTCCCAGTTCGGGGCCGTGGCGAGCAATACCGGCACGATCGTCCTGCTGATGGTCACGCTTTCGCTGATCGGCGTCTGCATCAACATGGCATTCCAGTTCCGCAGCATGGATGGGGCAAGTTTCTTCTGGTACCTGATCAAGCTGATGCTGATAGGGGTCTTCGCTTTCAACTGGGCCAACTTCAACGCTGTCGCAAATGCAGTCATTGGTGGGCTCGACTATGTGGCGGGCGCACTGATTTCATCAGTCGGGGGCGGCGGGGCGGGCGCTACCTATTTCGCAGCCGAATTCGACCGACTGATTACAGAGTTCAGCCAATACCTTAACGCTATCGGCAACAACCTCAACTGGATGACCGGAGCGATCCTCGGCGGCATTGGCCTGGTGCTCCTCAGCCTTCTCGGCTTCATGACCGGCATCGTACTCATCTTCGCCAAGATGATGCTGACACTCATGCTTGGCCTCGCTCCGATCATGATCGCACTGTCGCTCTTTGACGCGACCAAGGATTTCTTCCACAGATGGGTCTCGACGACAGTCAGCTATGCCTTCTACCCCATCGTAATCGCAGCAATGTTCTCTACCGTCGTCGGCATGGCGAATTCGCTGCTAGCCCAGCTCGGTGATCCGAACTCGGCAACCAACATCGGATCGCTCGTGCCGTTCTTCGTCATGGTTTTCCTGGCCAAAGGATTTGTAGCAGCAACACCCCTGATCGTTCGCGGCATCTCGGGAAACCTAATGGTGGTGGCGGCACCGGCGATCGTCAGCGGGTCCGCAGGGGTACTGCGAGGGCTGGCTAACACATCTGGTGTCCAGGGCAGGGCGCGGATAGGGGCGCTCACGACGGGTGAGGCGATTGGACGTGGAACTGTACACGCTCCTGCTGCGGTAAAGAGCGCCGCGGCGACGGCGAGCGCGCAGGTGGTCAGGATGGCCGAGAGGGCAAAGCGATTGGGAAGATAA
- a CDS encoding ATPase, T2SS/T4P/T4SS family produces the protein MAASYLEASLDRFGPEVLRDDTIEICINPDGQVWGEFQGDHFMRGLGSPLSQTEIKDLGNQIASAASTTLSTKKPIVSVSILYRDRPIRAQVIQPPAVEGGFSISLRFFSSLPLEAIRLGFLYGKERSLECLRRERNAALRNVVASGDIDAALRFCVENKLNMIVSGGTSTGKTVAARKILSLIPPEERIITIEEAAELRPEQPNAVTLIADRDTDARGADVLLASTLRMRPDRIVLGEVRGREAMTFLEAINTGHGGSLTTLHAETPQLAVRRLAIAALKTDVPMTYADMIDYIEGSIDVIIQAGRHEGARGITEFFLPGQTTDLNLDTVDGRGNKSPSVAAE, from the coding sequence ATGGCTGCAAGTTATCTGGAAGCGTCGCTCGACCGTTTCGGCCCCGAGGTCCTGCGCGACGACACGATCGAGATCTGCATCAATCCCGACGGACAAGTCTGGGGCGAATTCCAGGGCGATCACTTCATGCGAGGTCTCGGCAGCCCGCTGAGCCAGACCGAGATCAAGGACCTCGGCAACCAGATCGCCTCGGCCGCCTCGACGACGCTCAGCACGAAGAAGCCCATTGTCTCGGTCTCGATCCTATATCGAGATCGCCCGATCCGCGCGCAGGTGATCCAGCCGCCGGCAGTCGAGGGCGGGTTTTCAATATCGTTGCGGTTCTTCTCCTCCCTGCCGCTGGAGGCAATCCGGCTCGGCTTCCTCTATGGAAAGGAGCGCAGCCTCGAATGTCTGCGGCGCGAACGAAACGCCGCGCTGCGCAATGTGGTTGCCTCCGGCGACATCGACGCCGCGCTGCGCTTCTGCGTCGAGAACAAGCTCAACATGATCGTTTCGGGCGGTACATCGACCGGCAAGACGGTCGCGGCGCGCAAGATCCTTTCACTGATCCCGCCCGAAGAGCGGATCATCACCATCGAGGAGGCGGCCGAGCTGCGCCCCGAGCAGCCCAATGCCGTGACGTTGATCGCGGACCGGGACACGGATGCCCGCGGTGCCGATGTGCTCTTGGCCTCAACGCTTCGCATGCGACCTGACCGGATCGTCCTAGGCGAAGTCCGCGGGCGCGAGGCGATGACGTTTCTCGAGGCAATCAACACCGGCCACGGTGGATCGCTGACTACGCTCCATGCCGAGACTCCACAACTTGCTGTTCGCCGCCTCGCCATCGCCGCCCTGAAAACCGATGTGCCGATGACCTATGCCGACATGATCGATTATATCGAGGGCTCAATCGACGTGATCATTCAGGCAGGCCGCCATGAAGGCGCGCGCGGAATCACCGAGTTCTTCCTGCCGGGTCAAACCACAGATTTGAACCTCGACACGGTCGACGGCAGAGGCAACAAGAGCCCCTCCGTTGCCGCTGAGTAA
- a CDS encoding TrbI/VirB10 family protein — protein sequence MTEGTEDLAARLAALEGSTGKAKANKRPAPLAAILGVVGIAAAGGLAWAALQPSAEAPMATAAPEEFQSSGPGFGDLAPISTPEPSQAPPADTGPSESELALMESLATLRAELEELRARPAEAADSGAEQAIADLTAQIATLQEASAEAQRALERQLTERYRELDQLRMDLELARLAPPEPTSLGPSEEELRLAELERRRAAEAEARAERIASPMIAFSGMGAGADRENTLEAARLNADEAFVRSGAQPAQVTRAEVIANPSNTVVQGTMIQAVTETALDSTLPGAIRAIVSEDVHSFDGTRILIPRGARLIGRYRSDVALAQSRVMVAWDRIILPDNQTVQISAFGGDELGRTGTTGFVDTRFAQRFGSAALISLIGALPAAAAGQIDSEVAADVASDVGTDLRDSTQSVMQDYLAIRPVIHVDQGTRITVMVDRDLEIF from the coding sequence ATGACCGAAGGTACGGAAGACCTCGCCGCGCGCCTCGCGGCTCTCGAAGGTTCGACAGGCAAAGCGAAGGCAAACAAGCGGCCTGCACCGCTTGCCGCGATCCTTGGAGTCGTCGGCATCGCCGCAGCAGGTGGTCTGGCGTGGGCTGCCCTACAGCCGTCGGCAGAAGCACCAATGGCGACCGCCGCGCCGGAGGAGTTCCAGAGCAGCGGCCCCGGATTCGGAGATCTGGCGCCGATTTCTACCCCGGAGCCCAGCCAAGCCCCGCCTGCGGACACAGGTCCGAGCGAGTCTGAACTCGCGCTGATGGAAAGTCTTGCGACATTGAGAGCGGAACTCGAGGAACTGCGCGCAAGACCGGCCGAGGCCGCGGATAGCGGGGCGGAGCAGGCTATTGCGGACCTGACGGCGCAAATTGCCACCTTACAGGAAGCATCCGCCGAGGCTCAGCGTGCCCTCGAGCGGCAGCTGACCGAGCGGTACCGCGAATTGGATCAGCTCCGCATGGACTTGGAACTTGCACGGCTTGCACCACCAGAGCCGACCTCATTGGGACCAAGTGAAGAAGAATTGCGGCTGGCCGAACTCGAAAGGCGGCGCGCTGCTGAAGCTGAGGCCCGCGCAGAGCGTATCGCGTCTCCTATGATCGCGTTCTCCGGGATGGGCGCGGGTGCGGATAGGGAGAACACGCTGGAAGCCGCACGTTTGAATGCAGATGAAGCCTTTGTTCGTTCGGGCGCACAACCTGCGCAGGTGACACGTGCCGAAGTGATCGCGAACCCATCGAACACGGTTGTTCAGGGCACCATGATTCAGGCTGTGACAGAGACGGCTCTCGACAGCACACTGCCCGGCGCGATCCGCGCCATCGTCTCGGAAGACGTCCATTCTTTCGATGGAACCCGTATCCTGATCCCGCGCGGCGCGCGGCTGATCGGGCGCTACCGCTCCGATGTCGCACTCGCCCAATCGCGCGTCATGGTGGCATGGGACCGGATCATCTTGCCCGACAATCAGACCGTGCAGATCAGCGCCTTCGGTGGAGACGAACTCGGCCGTACTGGCACCACCGGGTTTGTCGACACCCGTTTCGCGCAACGCTTCGGCTCGGCCGCGCTGATCTCCTTGATCGGCGCCCTGCCTGCGGCTGCAGCGGGTCAAATCGACAGCGAGGTGGCGGCCGATGTTGCGAGTGATGTCGGCACCGACCTGCGCGATAGCACGCAAAGCGTGATGCAGGACTATCTGGCGATCCGGCCAGTGATACATGTCGATCAGGGTACACGGATCACGGTCATGGTCGATCGTGACCTCGAGATTTTCTGA
- a CDS encoding TrbG/VirB9 family P-type conjugative transfer protein — protein sequence MTRTPISALLAASILAFAGTTALAETTPRPGSHDNRVRVATWTEGQVYRVVTTLTRVTTVEFGEGETIRSIIAGDTVGFQFDGVPGGRAFAIKPTASGVATNITVYTNRRSYYFHVVEARETPHYVVQFRYPENRVQPTRAVAADAPNANYAVSAREEFTPTAIWDDGTFTYFRFARNAPVPAIFRYSNGRERAVNSQALSDGVIRVSGVNRQWVLRLGEEVICVQDAGQATS from the coding sequence ATGACTCGCACTCCAATCTCTGCGCTGCTGGCCGCCAGTATTCTCGCGTTCGCGGGAACGACTGCTTTGGCCGAAACTACGCCCCGCCCAGGTTCTCATGACAATCGCGTGCGCGTCGCGACCTGGACTGAAGGCCAGGTTTACCGTGTCGTCACGACTCTGACCCGCGTCACCACAGTCGAATTCGGTGAGGGTGAAACCATCCGCTCGATCATCGCCGGCGATACGGTCGGGTTTCAATTCGACGGTGTCCCGGGTGGCCGTGCCTTCGCCATCAAGCCGACAGCATCTGGCGTCGCCACCAACATCACCGTCTACACCAACCGTCGCTCCTACTACTTCCATGTCGTCGAAGCCCGGGAGACGCCGCATTATGTCGTGCAGTTCCGCTATCCTGAAAACCGCGTGCAACCCACCAGGGCGGTTGCGGCCGATGCGCCGAACGCGAACTATGCGGTCAGTGCCCGAGAAGAGTTCACGCCGACGGCCATCTGGGATGATGGTACCTTCACGTATTTCCGGTTCGCACGGAATGCGCCGGTGCCCGCCATCTTCCGATATTCGAACGGCAGGGAACGCGCGGTGAACAGCCAGGCCTTGAGTGACGGCGTCATCCGCGTGTCCGGCGTCAACCGGCAATGGGTCCTTCGCCTCGGCGAAGAGGTGATTTGCGTCCAGGACGCAGGACAGGCCACATCATGA
- a CDS encoding virB8 family protein produces MTARELVEEELVYGALRREQLWRVIGLSGAGFGVFGCLTAAAVALMVETPPPVVVPYDPATGMALPNATVETVSLAERPAVIEAQIYRYIFDRETYNQLDNDLRVRRVLAQSSGSAEASMRGMWTSGQDSYPPTRYGAAAEMAVEIASITLIGENRAQVRLKKRLTSPQGVQDGSFTATLMFEFRPERTRAIDDVWQNPFGFTVTQYAIRSDRSE; encoded by the coding sequence ATGACTGCGCGCGAGCTCGTGGAAGAGGAACTTGTCTACGGTGCCCTGCGCCGGGAGCAGCTTTGGCGGGTGATCGGCCTTTCCGGGGCAGGTTTTGGCGTGTTCGGCTGTCTGACGGCTGCGGCTGTCGCGCTGATGGTCGAGACGCCGCCTCCCGTGGTTGTGCCCTACGATCCCGCGACCGGGATGGCGCTCCCCAATGCCACGGTTGAAACCGTGTCGCTCGCCGAACGGCCTGCCGTGATCGAAGCGCAAATCTACCGCTACATTTTCGACCGCGAAACCTACAACCAGCTCGACAACGATCTTCGTGTCCGCCGTGTCCTGGCACAGTCTTCCGGATCGGCCGAGGCCAGCATGCGCGGGATGTGGACATCGGGGCAGGACAGCTATCCGCCGACGCGTTACGGGGCTGCGGCCGAGATGGCTGTCGAGATCGCATCGATCACCCTTATTGGCGAAAACCGCGCCCAGGTGCGGCTCAAAAAGCGCCTGACCAGCCCTCAGGGGGTACAGGATGGATCGTTCACTGCCACGTTGATGTTCGAATTCCGGCCCGAGCGGACCCGCGCGATCGACGATGTTTGGCAAAACCCTTTCGGTTTCACCGTTACCCAATATGCCATCCGATCGGACCGTTCCGAATGA
- a CDS encoding type IV secretion system protein encodes MNLRLPRSLFAGSIALALALNVTGPAGAQGVPTVDTQNIAQEIRQLQQMLQDFGVQTDLLDNALEQLDMLQSQLDQLNEMYASLTGPRSILGLAMGGDLDTLLEANFEDIPGLIRGIQGGDWSALIGPNAGPMRTQMEQALASAGFDEDSLREIATSGNPGAEGVATRATTGAVMSAAAQNSHAEAEQSLERVERLVEMIPDMEDLKASMDHNTRVTAELAIAMTRMWELEAIQTLGSGNTGVVDAATVAEERRYMDFTLPDLEP; translated from the coding sequence TTGAATCTGCGCCTGCCCCGTTCCCTTTTCGCCGGTAGCATCGCTCTCGCGCTTGCACTCAATGTCACCGGACCTGCCGGGGCACAGGGTGTGCCCACTGTGGACACCCAGAACATTGCCCAGGAAATCCGCCAGCTTCAGCAGATGCTGCAGGATTTCGGGGTCCAGACGGATCTTCTGGACAATGCGTTGGAGCAACTGGACATGCTGCAAAGCCAACTCGATCAGCTGAACGAGATGTATGCCTCGCTCACCGGGCCGCGCAGCATCCTCGGGCTTGCCATGGGCGGGGACCTCGACACCTTGCTTGAGGCCAACTTCGAAGACATCCCCGGCCTGATCCGAGGCATCCAGGGGGGCGATTGGAGCGCGCTCATCGGGCCCAATGCCGGGCCCATGCGCACGCAGATGGAACAGGCGCTGGCAAGTGCCGGGTTCGACGAGGATTCACTCCGCGAGATCGCCACCAGCGGCAATCCGGGCGCCGAAGGCGTGGCCACGCGGGCAACCACAGGTGCTGTGATGTCGGCGGCGGCGCAGAACAGCCACGCAGAGGCGGAACAGTCTCTCGAACGGGTGGAACGTCTGGTCGAGATGATCCCGGACATGGAAGATCTCAAAGCCTCGATGGATCATAACACGCGCGTCACGGCAGAACTCGCCATCGCCATGACACGGATGTGGGAGCTGGAAGCGATCCAGACCCTCGGCTCAGGCAATACAGGCGTGGTTGACGCCGCCACGGTTGCCGAAGAACGCCGCTACATGGACTTCACCTTGCCGGATCTTGAGCCATGA
- a CDS encoding lytic transglycosylase domain-containing protein, giving the protein MRTWLPLSMIGFALAGPTAGPAVAQGVPTFDLRLFAERQAILEQTDRDLALQQDRLSREEELAEIERQQLASLEGLMDAMSLGAGDVAGTVAGLEAGQGAVDNVESAAASLYAPEDTNPAAARMFGDAREGIEELIIRAARDTHSLSGVGRAGLSLVQWRCLLQALIWQESRFQIGARSPVGAFGLTQIMPGTAGDLGIYPAYYDDPYLQVTGGARYLSQMLNMFDGNIIHALAAYNAGPGNVQDYGGVPPFAETQHYVVVIPQQYNSYLAAVGGIDALGTIDPVLLANASFSLSAHGAGVYGDYSLVSVRAAALRVQDIITRISETEDLHEAIALNTYARAELARLVAIRTRIKAARTEPLSAEQIALAAAQAAERQFMDFSQEDLR; this is encoded by the coding sequence ATGCGGACCTGGCTTCCTCTCTCGATGATCGGTTTTGCGCTGGCAGGTCCCACGGCGGGGCCAGCGGTCGCCCAGGGCGTGCCGACCTTCGACCTGCGCCTCTTCGCGGAGCGGCAGGCCATCCTTGAGCAGACCGATCGGGACCTGGCACTGCAGCAGGACCGGCTAAGCCGCGAGGAGGAACTGGCCGAAATCGAGCGCCAGCAACTCGCCTCCCTCGAAGGGCTGATGGATGCCATGTCGCTTGGCGCTGGAGACGTGGCCGGAACCGTGGCGGGGCTCGAGGCGGGGCAGGGGGCGGTAGACAACGTCGAAAGCGCGGCCGCCAGTCTTTATGCGCCCGAGGACACCAATCCAGCGGCAGCGCGGATGTTCGGCGATGCCAGGGAGGGGATCGAGGAGCTGATCATCCGCGCAGCACGCGACACCCATAGTCTGTCCGGGGTCGGCCGCGCAGGTCTTTCGCTCGTGCAATGGCGCTGTCTCTTGCAGGCGCTGATCTGGCAGGAAAGTCGTTTCCAGATTGGGGCACGCTCACCCGTGGGGGCCTTCGGACTTACCCAGATCATGCCCGGTACCGCGGGCGATCTTGGGATCTACCCGGCCTATTACGACGATCCCTATCTGCAGGTCACCGGCGGTGCGCGATACCTCTCACAAATGCTGAACATGTTCGATGGCAACATTATCCATGCGCTCGCCGCCTATAACGCCGGGCCGGGCAATGTGCAGGATTATGGCGGTGTGCCACCCTTCGCGGAAACCCAGCATTATGTCGTGGTGATTCCGCAGCAGTACAACAGCTACCTCGCGGCCGTAGGCGGCATCGATGCGCTCGGCACCATCGACCCTGTGCTCCTCGCCAACGCGAGTTTCAGCCTCTCGGCCCATGGCGCAGGGGTCTATGGCGACTATTCGCTGGTCTCGGTCCGCGCCGCCGCCCTGCGGGTTCAGGACATCATTACACGCATCAGTGAGACCGAGGATCTCCACGAGGCCATCGCGCTCAACACCTATGCCCGGGCAGAACTTGCCCGACTGGTCGCAATCCGAACCCGGATCAAGGCCGCCCGAACCGAGCCACTCAGCGCCGAGCAGATCGCCTTGGCGGCGGCCCAGGCTGCCGAGCGGCAATTCATGGATTTCAGTCAGGAGGATTTGCGTTGA